A region of Cellulophaga sp. RHA19 DNA encodes the following proteins:
- a CDS encoding tetratricopeptide repeat protein, whose protein sequence is MTKSFYAIQLIVLFLTLKAGAQSSAFKIADSLYNTGNYTAAINQYAKINNASANLQIAKAYNAIGNYDKAIAQYNSIVTKDTSLLVARFNLGKLYLKTNKFKQANSLFAKLVTISKTNPEYSYNLARSFSAINEENKSVLWYKKTLDIDSTHLRALQRLSIHYVGEHENHFALKYADQGLSFFENDPVLINVKALALFNRGSYKSSIKCYEKLLSLGKKDQKVYNRLGYAYNSIENYEKSIENYKQLLEYDLENIKVLRMISEVYRKDKKLDSATVYIKKAIDAHSYKLDQEYEVAARIAVDKKDYKTAIKYYNMAYTENPTKVLYLYQASIYADKYYKDPKLKLNYYTKLKQKSESKDSSSQYFVVFAEKRISELKSEIFAKGG, encoded by the coding sequence ATGACTAAAAGTTTTTATGCAATACAATTAATTGTTCTGTTTTTAACTTTAAAAGCTGGGGCGCAATCCTCGGCTTTTAAAATTGCAGACAGTTTATATAATACCGGTAATTATACTGCTGCAATTAACCAGTATGCTAAAATAAATAATGCGAGTGCAAATCTTCAAATTGCAAAAGCATACAATGCTATTGGTAATTATGACAAAGCTATTGCTCAATACAATAGTATTGTAACAAAAGACACAAGTTTATTGGTTGCTAGATTTAACTTAGGTAAGTTGTATTTAAAAACTAATAAGTTTAAACAAGCAAATAGCCTTTTTGCTAAACTTGTAACTATATCTAAAACTAACCCAGAGTACAGTTATAACCTAGCAAGATCTTTTAGTGCAATAAATGAAGAAAATAAAAGTGTATTGTGGTATAAAAAAACACTTGATATAGATAGTACACACTTACGAGCATTACAGCGCTTAAGTATACATTATGTAGGTGAACATGAAAATCATTTTGCATTAAAATATGCAGATCAAGGGTTAAGTTTTTTTGAGAACGATCCTGTACTTATAAATGTAAAGGCATTAGCATTATTTAATAGAGGAAGTTATAAATCGTCTATTAAGTGTTATGAAAAATTACTAAGTCTAGGTAAAAAAGATCAAAAGGTGTACAACAGATTAGGTTACGCATATAATAGTATAGAAAATTATGAGAAGTCTATAGAAAACTACAAACAATTACTAGAATACGATTTAGAAAACATAAAAGTTTTACGTATGATTAGTGAGGTGTATAGAAAAGATAAAAAACTAGATAGTGCAACGGTGTATATAAAAAAGGCAATAGATGCACATTCTTATAAATTAGACCAAGAATATGAGGTTGCAGCCCGTATTGCTGTAGATAAGAAAGACTATAAAACGGCAATAAAATATTATAATATGGCTTATACTGAAAATCCTACTAAAGTATTGTATTTGTACCAAGCCAGTATTTACGCAGACAAATATTATAAAGATCCCAAGCTAAAACTTAATTATTACACTAAGTTAAAGCAAAAATCAGAGTCTAAAGACTCTAGTAGTCAGTATTTTGTAGTGTTTGCAGAAAAACGAATTTCAGAATTAAAGAGTGAGATTTTTGCGAAAGGCGGATAA
- a CDS encoding geranylgeranylglycerol-phosphate geranylgeranyltransferase — MLNRKNKHLVLKFLSLFSVVRGYNILVIALAQYLASIYILAPNLPLRRVVFDLNLFIIVLVSAMVIASGYIINNFYDSEKDLINKPKKTMLDRLVSQRTKLTTYFVLNFLAVFFASYVSFKAVLFFSSYIFGIWYYSHKLKKIPFLGNFVSATLAITPFFVVFVYYKNFETVIFVHAIFLFLLILAREMIKDLENIAGDLAQNYKTIPVIYGAKTSKIAITILIASSLVPSLLLIYNFDVGHMHYYFKLAVLLLVIFLIFLWKSDTKKQYNTLHNILKFVIISGVFSILLVDINLVLNRIL, encoded by the coding sequence ATGCTTAACAGAAAGAACAAACACCTTGTTTTAAAGTTCTTAAGTCTGTTTTCTGTGGTTAGAGGTTACAATATTTTAGTAATTGCTCTGGCTCAATATTTGGCATCAATTTACATACTGGCGCCAAACTTACCATTGCGTAGAGTAGTTTTTGATCTTAATTTATTTATAATAGTACTTGTATCAGCAATGGTTATTGCATCGGGCTACATTATTAATAATTTTTACGACTCGGAGAAAGACCTTATAAACAAACCTAAAAAAACAATGTTAGACAGGTTGGTGAGTCAGCGTACCAAGTTAACAACCTATTTTGTACTTAACTTTTTAGCTGTGTTTTTTGCCAGTTACGTATCATTTAAAGCTGTACTTTTTTTCTCGTCTTATATTTTTGGAATCTGGTACTATTCACACAAATTAAAAAAGATACCATTTTTAGGTAACTTTGTGTCTGCAACATTGGCTATAACACCTTTTTTTGTGGTTTTTGTGTATTATAAAAACTTTGAAACAGTAATTTTTGTACACGCAATTTTCTTGTTTTTACTCATTTTAGCACGTGAAATGATAAAAGATTTAGAAAACATAGCAGGAGATTTAGCTCAAAATTACAAAACAATTCCTGTGATTTACGGTGCAAAAACCTCTAAAATTGCAATTACTATTCTTATAGCATCTAGTCTTGTACCATCATTATTACTTATTTATAATTTTGATGTTGGCCATATGCACTACTACTTTAAATTGGCGGTTTTACTATTAGTTATTTTTTTAATATTTCTATGGAAATCAGACACCAAAAAGCAATACAATACATTACATAATATCTTAAAGTTTGTAATTATAAGCGGTGTTTTTAGTATTTTGTTGGTCGATATAAATCTCGTCCTAAACAGAATTTTATAA
- a CDS encoding LacI family DNA-binding transcriptional regulator, producing MKKVITLKHIARELEVSISTVSKALKNSEEISRDTKERIQAYAKLYNYRPNNIAISLKNKRTKNIGVIIPDIVHHFFTTVVRGIESYANSKGYNVIVCLSDESFDKEVINMEMLANGSIDGFIMSLSVETQLKNDYNHLKEITDQGIPLVMFDRVTDEIECDKVIINDREGAYLAVKKLIANGRKKIALITTDNYLSIGKQRTEGYCDALRDHGLEVNENLILSLPQMKMDEQAISDFYDREEVDAVLCVHELFAMYSMRVALKRGLKVPEDIEFIGFTDGNLSKYAYPSLTAIAQHGEQMGEMASKMLIEKIESEKEEETYVTEVLQSTLVERESTKN from the coding sequence TTGAAAAAAGTTATCACCCTTAAACACATAGCAAGAGAGTTAGAAGTGTCTATATCTACTGTTTCTAAAGCACTTAAAAATAGTGAAGAAATAAGCAGAGATACCAAAGAGCGTATACAAGCTTATGCAAAACTTTACAACTACAGACCAAACAATATTGCAATTAGCTTAAAAAATAAGCGAACAAAAAATATAGGGGTAATTATACCAGATATTGTACATCATTTTTTTACAACTGTAGTACGTGGTATAGAGAGTTATGCCAATTCTAAAGGGTATAATGTTATTGTTTGCCTTTCTGATGAGTCTTTTGATAAAGAAGTTATAAATATGGAAATGCTTGCCAATGGTAGTATAGATGGTTTTATAATGTCTTTGTCTGTAGAAACACAATTAAAAAATGACTACAATCACCTTAAAGAAATTACAGACCAAGGTATTCCTTTGGTAATGTTTGATAGGGTTACTGATGAAATTGAGTGCGATAAAGTAATTATAAATGATAGAGAAGGTGCTTATTTAGCAGTTAAAAAATTAATAGCAAACGGACGTAAAAAAATTGCATTAATTACCACAGATAATTATTTAAGTATTGGTAAACAGCGTACAGAAGGATATTGTGATGCTTTGCGTGACCATGGTTTAGAGGTAAATGAAAACCTAATTTTAAGTTTACCACAAATGAAAATGGATGAGCAAGCCATTAGCGATTTTTATGACAGAGAAGAGGTAGATGCTGTTTTATGTGTACATGAGTTATTTGCAATGTATAGTATGCGTGTAGCACTTAAAAGAGGATTAAAAGTGCCAGAAGATATAGAGTTTATTGGCTTTACAGATGGTAATTTGTCTAAATACGCTTATCCAAGTTTAACTGCAATTGCACAACATGGAGAGCAAATGGGAGAAATGGCTTCTAAAATGCTAATAGAAAAAATTGAAAGCGAAAAAGAAGAAGAAACCTATGTTACAGAGGTGTTGCAATCTACACTAGTAGAACGCGAGTCCACTAAAAATTAA
- a CDS encoding glycerophosphodiester phosphodiesterase, producing the protein MTKKLLVIGHRGAMGHETENTLASIKKALELKVDMIEIDVFKIKSGEIIVFHDGEVNRLTNSTGRVEDYTWQQLQELTLIGNHKIPLLTTVLDTINAKVPVNIELKGAGTAKDVNTILEGYINTKNWKLDHFFISSFNWDELIAMRSINSKIAIGVLTEEDPLQAIPMAKQLGALSINPDEKDITAAVVATIKGEGFKLYTYTVNAPENIIKMKNLLVDGIFTNYPERIY; encoded by the coding sequence ATGACTAAAAAATTACTTGTTATTGGCCATAGAGGAGCAATGGGTCATGAGACCGAAAATACTTTGGCTTCTATTAAAAAAGCCTTAGAATTAAAGGTTGATATGATAGAGATTGATGTTTTTAAAATTAAAAGCGGAGAAATTATTGTATTTCATGATGGTGAGGTAAATAGACTAACAAATAGTACAGGCAGGGTTGAGGATTATACGTGGCAACAACTACAAGAGCTTACCCTTATAGGCAACCATAAAATACCCTTACTAACAACTGTTTTAGACACTATTAATGCTAAAGTTCCTGTAAATATTGAGCTAAAAGGAGCAGGCACAGCAAAAGATGTAAACACAATACTAGAGGGTTATATCAATACAAAAAACTGGAAATTGGACCATTTTTTTATTTCTAGCTTTAATTGGGATGAGCTAATAGCAATGAGATCAATTAATAGCAAAATAGCTATTGGTGTGTTAACAGAAGAAGATCCGTTACAAGCAATACCTATGGCAAAACAATTGGGAGCACTAAGTATAAACCCAGATGAAAAAGATATTACAGCAGCTGTTGTAGCTACTATAAAAGGAGAAGGTTTTAAACTGTATACGTACACTGTTAATGCCCCAGAAAATATAATAAAAATGAAAAATTTACTTGTAGATGGTATATTTACAAATTATCCAGAACGTATATATTAA
- a CDS encoding M56 family metallopeptidase, which produces MVQYIVLVITFQLLFLAIYDLFLKKETFFQSNRVYLIATFLVSLFLPFVKLPVFKTVVSQQYAAIVLDEIVLTANSSQAAEENSFPWLKVLFVIGAVISFALFVYKTYQIIKLKQAGEKQKFTDYIKVTIPKSNNAFSFYNTVFMGDAVTKENEKSILEHELVHVKQKHTLDLLFFEVMRIALWFNPLVYIYQNRIAEVHEFIADSKVKKTSKKEQYELLLSQIFETKNISFINHFYKSSLIKKRIVMLQKSKSGKVLKLKYLSLVPLVAGMLFYTSCETENNAEIDAVEAKTEVVVETVDVPFSIVEEVPVFPGCEDALETRDCFNEQISEHIRKNFNYPEEAQKEGVQGRVSVRFVIQEDGSVEDIQMRGPDVRLEEEALRIIKLLPKFTPGKQRGQNVRVPFSLPITFKLQ; this is translated from the coding sequence ATGGTACAGTATATAGTTTTAGTAATCACATTTCAGTTGTTGTTTTTAGCAATTTATGATTTGTTTTTAAAGAAAGAGACTTTTTTCCAAAGCAACAGAGTGTATTTAATAGCTACGTTTTTAGTGTCTTTATTTTTACCCTTTGTAAAATTGCCTGTATTTAAAACTGTAGTATCACAACAATATGCAGCCATTGTTTTAGATGAAATTGTATTAACAGCAAATTCATCTCAGGCTGCAGAAGAGAACAGTTTTCCTTGGCTTAAAGTGTTATTTGTAATAGGAGCAGTAATATCATTTGCTTTGTTTGTTTATAAAACGTATCAGATTATAAAATTGAAGCAAGCAGGAGAAAAGCAAAAATTCACAGACTATATAAAAGTTACAATTCCTAAAAGTAATAATGCCTTTTCATTTTACAATACTGTTTTCATGGGCGATGCGGTTACAAAAGAAAACGAAAAAAGCATTTTAGAGCACGAGTTAGTACATGTGAAACAAAAACACACATTAGATTTATTATTTTTTGAGGTAATGCGCATCGCCCTTTGGTTTAATCCACTAGTGTATATCTATCAAAACAGAATAGCAGAAGTACACGAATTTATAGCCGACTCTAAAGTAAAAAAAACGAGTAAAAAAGAACAGTACGAGTTGCTGCTGTCTCAAATTTTTGAGACAAAAAACATCTCATTCATCAACCACTTTTATAAATCATCATTAATTAAAAAACGAATAGTTATGTTACAAAAATCAAAATCGGGTAAAGTTTTAAAACTAAAATATTTATCATTAGTACCATTAGTTGCAGGTATGTTATTCTATACCTCTTGTGAAACAGAAAACAATGCAGAAATAGATGCAGTAGAAGCAAAAACGGAGGTGGTTGTAGAGACTGTGGATGTGCCTTTTTCGATTGTGGAAGAAGTTCCTGTTTTTCCTGGCTGTGAAGATGCTCTTGAAACTAGAGATTGTTTTAATGAGCAAATAAGCGAACATATTAGAAAAAACTTCAACTATCCGGAAGAAGCACAAAAAGAAGGTGTGCAAGGTAGAGTTTCTGTACGCTTTGTTATACAAGAAGATGGTAGTGTAGAGGATATACAAATGCGTGGTCCAGATGTTAGGTTAGAGGAAGAAGCTTTGCGTATAATTAAGTTATTACCAAAATTTACTCCGGGTAAGCAAAGAGGGCAGAATGTAAGAGTTCCTTTTTCATTGCCAATTACATTTAAGCTACAGTAA
- a CDS encoding M56 family metallopeptidase: MVQYVIESLAFQLVFIIIYDVFLRRETFFQWNRLYLLGTCVLSFLMPLIALDIFKSKVPGAVAVYTPFMFSNYDLDTNAALLNNTNVAQQLTMPWYGIIFSIGVVVALFLFLFKIRQLHKLRKRGEKTVYTDFTEVVLKQSNSAFSFFKTIFLGDKIKTKEYANIIEHELVHIRQKHTVDLLFFEVLRIALWFNPLVYIYQSRISEVHEFIADAKVAKIHRKEQYELLLSQVFQTENISFINHFFSSSLIKKRIKMLQKKQSKKIWASKYLLLLPTIVCILFYTSSKGQEKDTNTESDIQEVKDTPVKQDEMADVPFSVIDEVPVFPGCENATDKRACFNDKINEHIRKHFSYPESAQKEGVQGRVSVRFVMMEDGSIGKIQMRGPDVRLEEVALNIIKKIPNVTPGKQRGKAVKVPFSLPITFKLTPESDKEKLTKDVKAALLRKEQEEKDRLYKDAKEVPFSVIDEVPVFPGCENATDKKACFNDKINEHIRKHFSYPESAQKEGVQGRVSVRFVMMEDGSIGKIQMRGPDVRLEEVALNIIKKLPNVTPGKQRGKAVKVPFSLPITFKLQKKND, from the coding sequence ATGGTACAGTACGTAATAGAAAGTCTTGCTTTTCAGTTAGTTTTCATAATTATTTATGATGTGTTTTTAAGGAGAGAAACCTTTTTTCAATGGAACAGATTGTATTTATTGGGTACCTGTGTGCTATCGTTTTTAATGCCACTAATAGCTTTAGATATATTTAAAAGTAAGGTGCCAGGTGCAGTTGCCGTTTACACACCATTTATGTTTTCTAATTACGATTTAGACACAAATGCAGCTCTTTTAAATAATACCAATGTAGCACAACAATTAACAATGCCTTGGTATGGTATTATCTTTAGTATTGGGGTGGTGGTAGCACTTTTTTTATTTTTATTCAAAATACGCCAGCTGCATAAATTACGTAAAAGAGGAGAAAAAACAGTTTATACAGATTTTACTGAGGTTGTTTTAAAGCAAAGTAATAGTGCTTTTTCGTTCTTTAAAACTATTTTTTTGGGTGATAAAATAAAAACTAAAGAGTATGCTAATATTATTGAGCATGAGTTAGTACATATTAGACAAAAACACACAGTAGATTTATTGTTTTTTGAGGTATTACGTATTGCTCTTTGGTTTAATCCTCTGGTTTATATTTATCAAAGTAGAATATCAGAAGTACATGAGTTTATTGCAGACGCAAAAGTAGCTAAGATTCATAGAAAAGAACAGTATGAGTTATTATTGTCTCAAGTTTTTCAAACAGAAAATATCTCATTTATAAATCACTTTTTTTCATCATCATTAATTAAAAAACGAATTAAAATGTTACAAAAAAAACAATCTAAAAAAATATGGGCAAGTAAGTATTTGTTATTGTTGCCAACTATAGTATGTATTCTTTTTTATACATCTTCTAAAGGGCAAGAAAAAGATACAAATACAGAAAGCGATATTCAGGAAGTAAAAGATACTCCAGTTAAACAGGATGAAATGGCAGATGTGCCTTTTTCTGTAATAGATGAGGTTCCTGTTTTTCCAGGTTGTGAAAATGCTACAGATAAAAGAGCTTGTTTTAATGATAAAATAAATGAACATATTAGAAAACATTTTAGTTATCCAGAATCTGCACAAAAAGAAGGGGTACAAGGTAGAGTTTCTGTGCGTTTTGTTATGATGGAGGACGGTAGCATTGGTAAAATTCAGATGCGTGGACCAGATGTTAGATTGGAAGAAGTTGCGTTGAATATTATAAAAAAAATACCAAATGTTACGCCAGGTAAGCAAAGAGGAAAAGCCGTGAAAGTTCCTTTTTCATTGCCAATTACATTTAAGTTAACACCAGAGAGTGATAAAGAAAAACTAACTAAAGATGTAAAGGCAGCTTTATTACGTAAAGAACAAGAAGAAAAAGATAGGTTGTATAAAGACGCAAAAGAAGTTCCTTTTTCTGTAATAGATGAGGTTCCTGTTTTTCCAGGTTGTGAAAATGCTACAGATAAAAAAGCTTGTTTTAATGATAAAATAAATGAACATATTAGAAAACATTTTAGTTATCCAGAATCTGCACAAAAAGAAGGAGTACAAGGTAGAGTTTCTGTGCGTTTTGTTATGATGGAGGACGGTAGCATTGGTAAAATTCAGATGCGTGGACCAGATGTTAGATTGGAAGAAGTTGCGTTGAATATTATAAAAAAATTACCAAATGTTACACCAGGTAAGCAAAGAGGAAAAGCCGTAAAAGTTCCTTTTTCATTGCCAATTACATTTAAGCTGCAGAAAAAAAATGACTAA
- a CDS encoding DUF1697 domain-containing protein — translation MITYIALLRGINVSGKNKILMADLKQMLLQLGLSNITTYIQSGNVVFTSDEVDANVLSEKIHTKILNTFKLDVPVLVIASSTLQAIFNNNPFLSEEEKEIYFVLLTTKPNATLVSEINKGTYATEKFTITDHCVYLHCLNGFGKAKCNNNFFERKLKVQATTRNYKTMAKLISLCEALEA, via the coding sequence ATGATAACTTATATAGCGCTTTTAAGAGGTATAAACGTTAGTGGTAAAAATAAAATTTTAATGGCAGATTTAAAGCAAATGCTATTACAATTAGGACTCTCTAATATTACAACCTACATACAAAGTGGTAATGTTGTTTTTACTTCTGATGAGGTTGATGCAAATGTTTTATCAGAAAAAATACACACTAAAATTTTAAACACTTTTAAGTTAGATGTTCCTGTTTTAGTGATAGCATCATCAACCTTACAAGCAATTTTTAATAACAATCCGTTTTTGTCTGAAGAAGAAAAAGAAATTTACTTTGTATTGTTGACAACTAAACCTAACGCAACGTTAGTATCAGAAATAAACAAAGGAACATATGCTACAGAAAAGTTTACAATTACAGACCATTGTGTGTATTTGCATTGCTTAAACGGTTTTGGTAAGGCAAAATGTAACAATAACTTTTTTGAGCGTAAACTAAAAGTGCAAGCCACAACCAGAAACTACAAAACAATGGCTAAGCTTATAAGTTTATGTGAGGCTTTAGAAGCTTAA
- the mvaD gene encoding diphosphomevalonate decarboxylase: MTQEEFVPKAYTNAALEGTVKWKSPSNIALVKYWGKKDNQIPANPSISFTLDACATTTSVTYEKLDSKADNFSFDLFFEGKPKEDFKPKIETFLTRIEAYLPFLKEYHFKIETSNSFPHSSGIASSASGMSALALCFMSLEKKLNPSITTAFFNNKASFLARLGSGSACRSIEGPLVQWGNHEKTEGSTDLFGIKYPNEVHSVFKNYHDTILLVDKGQKQVSSTVGHNLMHNHPFAKERFAQAHTNLDELQTVFKEGNLKRFVEIVESEALTLHAMMMTSMPYFILMKPNTLQIINKIWEFRAINKSNICFTLDAGANVHVLYPESEKEQVYQFIKDELVAYCENEQYLCDRIGLGAKQL; this comes from the coding sequence ATGACCCAAGAGGAGTTTGTGCCTAAAGCGTATACAAATGCAGCTTTAGAAGGAACCGTAAAATGGAAATCGCCCAGTAATATTGCTTTGGTAAAATATTGGGGTAAAAAAGATAATCAAATTCCTGCAAACCCATCTATTAGTTTTACTTTAGATGCCTGTGCTACAACAACCTCTGTTACGTATGAAAAGTTAGATAGTAAGGCTGATAATTTTTCATTCGATTTATTTTTTGAAGGAAAACCTAAAGAAGATTTTAAACCAAAAATTGAAACTTTTTTAACTAGAATTGAAGCTTATCTTCCGTTTTTAAAGGAGTATCATTTTAAGATAGAAACATCAAACTCTTTTCCGCACAGTAGTGGTATAGCGTCATCTGCTAGTGGTATGTCTGCTTTGGCGTTGTGTTTTATGAGTTTAGAGAAAAAACTAAATCCGTCTATAACAACAGCATTTTTTAATAATAAAGCATCATTTTTAGCACGTTTGGGCTCTGGTAGTGCTTGCCGTAGTATAGAAGGTCCGTTGGTACAATGGGGAAATCATGAAAAAACAGAAGGTAGTACAGATTTGTTTGGTATAAAATACCCAAACGAGGTGCACTCTGTTTTTAAAAATTACCACGATACTATACTGTTGGTAGACAAAGGACAAAAGCAAGTAAGCAGTACAGTTGGTCATAATTTAATGCACAACCACCCATTTGCTAAAGAACGTTTTGCACAAGCACATACAAATTTAGACGAGTTGCAAACAGTTTTTAAAGAGGGTAATTTAAAAAGATTTGTAGAAATTGTAGAGAGTGAGGCGTTAACCCTGCACGCTATGATGATGACAAGTATGCCGTATTTTATTTTGATGAAACCTAATACATTGCAGATTATCAATAAGATATGGGAATTTAGGGCAATAAATAAGTCAAATATTTGTTTTACCTTAGATGCAGGTGCCAATGTACACGTTTTGTACCCAGAGAGCGAGAAAGAGCAAGTATACCAGTTTATTAAAGATGAGCTTGTTGCATATTGCGAAAACGAGCAGTATCTTTGTGATAGAATTGGTTTAGGCGCTAAACAATTGTAA
- a CDS encoding mevalonate kinase family protein translates to MKGPLFYSKILLFGEYGIIKDSKGLSIPYNFFKGALKSSDELTDEAKKSNESLQRFALYLEKVSAEDNSFSFDIEALKADVEQGMYFDSSIPQGYGVGSSGALVAAVYHKYAHNKITVLENLTKDKLLTLKGIFGKMESFFHGKSSGLDPLNSYLSLPILINSKDNIESTSIPSQNNQGTGAVFLLDSGIIGETAPMVQLFMERMKEDGFRHMLKDQFIKYTDACVEDFISGNVKSLFGNIKQLSHVVLDHFKPMIPSQFHKLWKHGIDTNKYYLKLCGSGGGGYILGFTEDIDSARKELKDYNLEVVYNF, encoded by the coding sequence ATGAAAGGACCTTTATTTTACTCAAAAATTCTATTATTTGGAGAGTACGGAATCATAAAAGATTCTAAAGGGCTTTCTATACCTTATAATTTTTTTAAAGGAGCATTAAAATCTTCTGATGAATTAACTGATGAGGCTAAAAAATCTAACGAGAGTTTACAGCGTTTTGCTCTTTATTTAGAAAAAGTATCTGCAGAAGATAATAGCTTTTCTTTTGATATTGAAGCTTTAAAAGCAGACGTTGAGCAAGGTATGTATTTTGATAGCTCTATACCGCAAGGGTATGGAGTAGGTAGTAGTGGCGCGCTTGTTGCTGCTGTTTATCATAAATATGCACACAATAAAATTACTGTTCTAGAGAATTTAACTAAAGATAAATTGCTTACGCTTAAAGGGATTTTTGGTAAAATGGAATCTTTTTTTCACGGTAAATCTTCTGGTTTAGATCCTTTAAATAGTTATTTAAGTTTACCAATTTTAATAAACTCTAAAGATAATATAGAGTCTACAAGTATACCGTCTCAAAATAACCAAGGTACAGGAGCTGTATTTTTGTTAGATAGTGGTATAATTGGCGAAACTGCGCCAATGGTGCAGCTTTTTATGGAGCGTATGAAAGAAGATGGTTTTAGGCATATGCTTAAAGACCAGTTTATAAAATATACAGATGCTTGTGTTGAAGATTTTATTAGCGGTAACGTAAAATCTTTGTTTGGTAATATAAAACAACTATCTCACGTAGTGTTAGATCATTTTAAACCAATGATTCCGTCTCAGTTTCATAAACTATGGAAACACGGTATAGACACTAACAAATACTACTTAAAACTTTGTGGTTCTGGCGGCGGCGGTTATATCTTAGGTTTTACAGAGGATATAGATAGTGCACGTAAAGAACTTAAAGATTATAACTTAGAGGTAGTTTATAATTTCTAA
- a CDS encoding NAD(P)/FAD-dependent oxidoreductase produces the protein MFDVIIIGGGAAGFFTAIQIAEQNSSLKVAILERGKTVLAKVKVSGGGRCNVTHAEFNPADLVLNYPRGEKELLGPFHSFCTGDTMAFFDERGVPLKIEEDGRIFPQSDSSQSIIDCFINETQRLGIKVMKLCPVSNIAYADKNKPELGFFVTTPKKEFQAKKVVVATGSNPKIWNLLEGLGHKIVPPVPSLFTFNIKDSRITGIPGVSTTARVTVFDSKKGKTKVSNKIKTTVSKKPLLEAEGPLLITHWGMSGPAILKLSAWGATLLHAKNYQFIVQVNWLPDMVPGAVLEYLNSVKETDPKKTILRTKILDIPRRLWVNLVKAADIDETVKWATATKIQLQNLADQLTESEFSVNGKSTFKEEFVTAGGIDLKEVNFKTYESKVAKNLYFAGEVINVDAITGGFNFQNAWTGGFIAAQAISKL, from the coding sequence ATGTTTGATGTTATTATAATTGGCGGAGGCGCCGCAGGTTTTTTTACAGCTATACAAATTGCAGAACAAAATAGTAGTTTAAAAGTTGCTATTTTAGAGCGTGGTAAAACAGTTTTAGCCAAAGTAAAAGTTTCTGGTGGTGGTAGATGTAATGTAACGCATGCCGAGTTTAATCCGGCAGATTTGGTACTTAATTACCCGCGTGGAGAAAAAGAGCTATTAGGACCTTTTCATAGTTTTTGCACAGGAGATACTATGGCCTTTTTTGATGAAAGAGGTGTGCCATTAAAAATAGAAGAAGACGGTCGTATTTTTCCACAAAGCGACTCATCACAGAGTATAATAGACTGTTTTATTAATGAAACCCAACGTTTGGGCATTAAGGTAATGAAACTTTGTCCGGTTTCTAATATTGCTTATGCAGATAAAAACAAGCCAGAATTAGGCTTTTTTGTAACTACTCCTAAAAAAGAGTTTCAAGCTAAAAAAGTAGTTGTAGCAACAGGTAGTAATCCTAAAATATGGAATTTACTAGAAGGTTTGGGGCATAAAATTGTGCCGCCAGTACCATCGCTTTTTACATTTAATATAAAAGATAGTCGTATTACAGGTATTCCAGGTGTAAGCACCACAGCTAGGGTAACTGTTTTTGACTCTAAAAAAGGCAAAACAAAGGTGTCTAACAAAATAAAAACTACGGTTAGTAAAAAACCATTGTTAGAGGCAGAAGGTCCTTTGTTAATTACACATTGGGGAATGAGTGGGCCAGCAATTTTAAAATTATCTGCTTGGGGAGCAACGCTATTGCATGCAAAAAATTACCAGTTTATAGTACAAGTAAATTGGTTGCCAGATATGGTTCCGGGTGCAGTTTTAGAGTATTTAAATTCGGTAAAAGAAACAGATCCTAAAAAAACAATTTTGCGTACAAAAATATTAGATATTCCTAGGCGTTTGTGGGTAAACTTGGTTAAAGCAGCAGACATAGATGAAACTGTAAAATGGGCTACAGCTACCAAAATACAGCTGCAAAATTTAGCAGATCAGTTAACAGAAAGTGAGTTTTCTGTAAACGGAAAAAGCACCTTTAAAGAGGAATTTGTAACCGCTGGCGGTATAGATTTAAAAGAGGTGAACTTTAAAACATATGAAAGTAAAGTAGCAAAAAACCTGTATTTTGCTGGGGAAGTTATAAATGTAGATGCCATAACTGGAGGTTTTAATTTTCAGAACGCGTGGACAGGTGGTTTTATAGCAGCACAAGCAATTTCTAAATTATGA